The genome window GGGACGATGCGGCGTGTACCCGAGGTCATCGACGCCTGGTTCGACTCGGGATCGATGCCGTTTGCGCAGTGGCACTTCCCGTTCGAGAACCAGGAGCGCACGGCGCAGCAGTTCCCGGCCGACTTCATTGCCGAGGGGCTCGACCAGACGCGCGGGTGGTTCTACTCGCTGCTGGCAATCGCCACGGGGTTGGGGGATGCGCTGCCTAACAACAGGGCGGACGGGGGACGGGGGACGGGAATGGCGCGGCGGTGGCCGCGCCGTATCGCGCGGTGGTGGTGAATGACCTTGTTCTCGACAAGAACGGGGTCAAGATGTCGAAGACGCGCGGCAACGTCGTGAATCCGTGGGAGGTGATTGCCTCGCACGGCGCCGACGCGATCCGACTCTTCCTCATTGCGTCGAGCCAGTTGGGAACGCCCAAGCAATTCGACGTCGACGCCATTCGCGACACGGCGGCGCGCTTCCTCGTCACGCTCAAGAACGTGTACAGCGGGATCTTTGCGCTGTACGCGAACTTCGGCTGGGAGCCGTCGGCCAGCGATCCGGCGGTCGCGAGTCGGCCGGTGCTGGATCGCTGGATCCTTTCGCGCCTGGCCGACGTCGAGGCGAGCGTCCAGGGGGCGATGCAGGCGTTCGATGCTACGACGGCCGCGCGCGCCATCATGTCGTTCGTGGTCGACGATCTCTCCAACTGGTACGTGCGCCTGTCGCGAGGGCGTTTCTATGACGTGGATGGAGCGGACAATCGCGCCGCCTTTGCCACGTTGCACGAATGCCTCGTGGTGACGACGCGATTGCTGGCACCCATCGCGCCTTTGGTCACCGACTGGATGCATCGCGAGCTGACGGGAACTTCCGTGCACCTTGCCCGTTACGTGCGGGAGCCAGGCCTGTCCGCGGAACGCGACTTGTCGCTCGAGCGCGGAATGGCGGAAGTGCGCGAGCTGGCCACGCTGGGGCGCGCCGCGCGTGAGGAGGCCGGGATCAACGTGCGCAAACCGCTGTCGCGCGTGGTGTGCGTGGTGCCGCGCGACGCGGCGGACCACGTCACGCCGCTGCTCGGGTTGCTGCGCGCGGAGCTGAACGTGAAGGAGGTCGCACTGGCCACGTCGGCCGACGACCTCGTGACGCTGGAGGCCAAGCCGAACTTCCGCTCCCTGGGGAAGAAGTTCGGGAAGGCAACGCCACTGGCCGCCAAGGCGGTGCAATCGCTGGCCAGCGAGCACCTGCGGGCGTTCGAGCACGGGGAGGCACTGGCGCTCACCGTGGAAGGGGAGACGCATACGCTGGACGCGGAGGACCTCACGATCGTGCGGCGGGCGTCGGGGGCGCTGGTGGTGAAGGAGGCGCAAGGGCGGTTTGCCGCCATCGATCCGGCGATGTCGCCGGCGCTGGTGCAGGAGGGATTGTCGCGCGAGGTGGTGAGCCGCGTGCAACGCTTGCGGAAGGAATCGGGATTGGCGGTCTCCGACCGCATTGGCCTCCGGATCTGGGGGGCGGGCGAGATCGAGTTGGCGGTGACGGAGTACAAGGAGTGGATCGCGGGCGAGGTGCTCGCTCGCCGCGTCACGGTCGGCCGTGACGATGTGCTGGATGAACACGAGGCACACGAGGTGGAGATCGATGGACTCCACGCGCGTGTGGCCCTGACCAGGGACGAATAGCGATGGCATCGACCAGTGGCGGAAGTGGCGCGGCGGCCCCCAAGAAGCCGAAGCCGATGAACAAGAAGAACCTCCAGCACTTCGAGAAGCGCTTGATGGAAGAGCGCAAGCGCGTGCTGAAGGAGCTGGGGAAGTACGACGAGGTGTTCAACGCCACCGACCAGTCGTCCGATGGCGACCTGTCGTCGTACTCGTTCCACATGGCCGACCAGGGGACCGACGCCATGGAGCGCGAGAAGGCGTTCCTGTTCGCGAGCCAGGAAGGGCGATTCCTCTGGCATATCGACCAGGCACTGCGTCGCCTCTACAAGTCGCCGGAGACGTTCGGCAAGTGTCACCAGTGCGGCGACGACATCGCCTTCGAGCGGCTCGACGCCCTTCCGCATGCTCGCTATTGCATCAAGTGCAAGCAGCGGGAAGAAGATGCCAAGAAGGGTTAGTCACGCCGCGCTCTTCTGGCCGATCGTGGTGGTGCTGGTGCTCGCCGACCGCATCACCAAGTCGGTGGCCGAGGAGCTGCTCTGGCCACGCGGCGTTCCGCGCGCGGTCTTCGGCGACGCCGAGTGGTTCCGGTGGACGTTGGTCTACAACCCCGGTGCCGCCTTCGGCTTTCACCTGGGGCCGTACTCGCGCTGGATCTTCCTTGCGCTCACCGTCGGCGCGCTGGCGATCCTGTGGCACCTGTACCGGACCACCGAGGCGGGGCACAAGGTGCGCGTGCTGGCCATTGCGCTGGTCACGTCGGGGGCGCTGGGAAACCTGATCGATCGCATCGTCTCGCCTAACGGCGTCGTCGACTTCATCGACATCGGGGTGGGGGACATGCGCTGGCCCACCTTCAACGTCGCGGACATGGCGGTGTCGTGCGGTGCGGTCCTGCTCGCGATGGTGCTGTGGCGCGAGGACGAACTCGCCGATCGTCGCAAGGGCGAGGTGGGGGTGGCAACGGTTGCCGAGTCGCCGCGCGCCGGCTCGTGACGGGCACGGCCGCGTGAGCGAGCGCGCCGTGAGCGAGCGCGCCGTGAGCGAGCGCGCCGAGAGCGATCGCCTCGAGGGGACGCGGCGTTCCTTCGTGTGCGAGGCGAACAGCGATGTTCGCCTCGATGCGTTGGTGGCCCGCGAGATGGGAGTCTCGCGCACGCAGGCGGCAACGCTCATCGCCAACGGGCACGTGACGGTGGCCGGGCGGCGCGAGAAGGCGGCCTACAAGGCCGCAGCGGGGGAACCGGTCGACGTCTTCCTCCCGCCCCCCGCCCCCCGCGAGATCCGCGGCGAGGCGATCGCGCTCTCGATCGTCTTCGAGGACGACGACCTCGTGGTCATCGACAAGCCGGCCGGGATGGTGGTGCATCCGGCGCCCGGCAATTGGACGGGGACGCTGGTCAACGCGCTCGTGGGGCGCGGCGGCGCGCTGTCCGATGTGGGGGGCGACGAGCGACCAGGGCTGGTCCATCGCCTCGACAAGGACACATCCGGGCTCCTCATCGTCGCCAAGAACGATCGGGTACACCGCCTCCTCTCCTCGGCAATTGCCGAGCGGCGCGTCGTCAGGCGCTACGCGACGCTGATCTGGGGCCATCTCGACGCCGACGAGCGCACCGTTGACAAGCCCATCGGGCGCGACCCGCGCGACCGCCAGCGCATGGCAATCGTGGAGACGGGGAGGGCCGCCCGGACGACGTTTCGCCGGCTGGCGCGCTTCGACGCGGGGGACTTGTTGCGCGCCCACTTGCACACCGGGCGCACGCATCAGATTCGGGTGCACCTGGCGTCGATCGGGCACCCGGTGGTGGGGGACGATACGTATGGCGGCGGTGGGGGACGCGCCCTGGTGGGGTTGCCGCCCCGCCGTCACTTCCTGCACGCGGCGTGGCTTCGCTTCCAGCACCCCGTGACGCGCGTCGCCATGGACCTGCGCGCCCCCCTTCCCGACGACCTGCGGCAGTCGCTGGCCAAGGTCGCCGACGACGCGACGTTGCTCTCCGAGGGTGACCCGCTGGAGCATTTCGGCTTCTACGTCGAGCCGGTGGCGGAGGGGCGATGAGCCAGGGCGCCAGCCAACCGCATGTAATCGTCGAGGGGGCCGGGACGCTCTTCGCGATCGAGCAGGGGGCGGTGCGCGAAGTGGTGCCGGCGCGAGCGCTCACGCGACTCCCCGGCGCGAGCGCCGCCGTGCGCGGCCTGCTCAACGTGCGCGGGACGCTGGTGACGGTGGTGGACCTCGCGACGCGCTTTGCGCGCGGAACGTCGGCGGGAGAGGAGTTGTCGGTTGTGATCGTCGTCACGCAGTCGCGCACCTTGGGACTGCTCGTGAACGACGTCATCGACGTGCAGGCGTACTCGGCCGATGACTTCGTCCCGACCGGGCTCGAGCCTCCCGATCCGGCGCTGCGGGGGATGGGACATTTTGACGGCAGAATCGTCCTCTCCGTGGACCT of Gemmatimonadaceae bacterium contains these proteins:
- a CDS encoding class I tRNA ligase family protein encodes the protein MNDLVLDKNGVKMSKTRGNVVNPWEVIASHGADAIRLFLIASSQLGTPKQFDVDAIRDTAARFLVTLKNVYSGIFALYANFGWEPSASDPAVASRPVLDRWILSRLADVEASVQGAMQAFDATTAARAIMSFVVDDLSNWYVRLSRGRFYDVDGADNRAAFATLHECLVVTTRLLAPIAPLVTDWMHRELTGTSVHLARYVREPGLSAERDLSLERGMAEVRELATLGRAAREEAGINVRKPLSRVVCVVPRDAADHVTPLLGLLRAELNVKEVALATSADDLVTLEAKPNFRSLGKKFGKATPLAAKAVQSLASEHLRAFEHGEALALTVEGETHTLDAEDLTIVRRASGALVVKEAQGRFAAIDPAMSPALVQEGLSREVVSRVQRLRKESGLAVSDRIGLRIWGAGEIELAVTEYKEWIAGEVLARRVTVGRDDVLDEHEAHEVEIDGLHARVALTRDE
- a CDS encoding TraR/DksA C4-type zinc finger protein, which produces MASTSGGSGAAAPKKPKPMNKKNLQHFEKRLMEERKRVLKELGKYDEVFNATDQSSDGDLSSYSFHMADQGTDAMEREKAFLFASQEGRFLWHIDQALRRLYKSPETFGKCHQCGDDIAFERLDALPHARYCIKCKQREEDAKKG
- the lspA gene encoding signal peptidase II, whose amino-acid sequence is MPRRVSHAALFWPIVVVLVLADRITKSVAEELLWPRGVPRAVFGDAEWFRWTLVYNPGAAFGFHLGPYSRWIFLALTVGALAILWHLYRTTEAGHKVRVLAIALVTSGALGNLIDRIVSPNGVVDFIDIGVGDMRWPTFNVADMAVSCGAVLLAMVLWREDELADRRKGEVGVATVAESPRAGS
- a CDS encoding RluA family pseudouridine synthase, yielding MSERAVSERAVSERAESDRLEGTRRSFVCEANSDVRLDALVAREMGVSRTQAATLIANGHVTVAGRREKAAYKAAAGEPVDVFLPPPAPREIRGEAIALSIVFEDDDLVVIDKPAGMVVHPAPGNWTGTLVNALVGRGGALSDVGGDERPGLVHRLDKDTSGLLIVAKNDRVHRLLSSAIAERRVVRRYATLIWGHLDADERTVDKPIGRDPRDRQRMAIVETGRAARTTFRRLARFDAGDLLRAHLHTGRTHQIRVHLASIGHPVVGDDTYGGGGGRALVGLPPRRHFLHAAWLRFQHPVTRVAMDLRAPLPDDLRQSLAKVADDATLLSEGDPLEHFGFYVEPVAEGR
- a CDS encoding purine-binding chemotaxis protein CheW; protein product: MSQGASQPHVIVEGAGTLFAIEQGAVREVVPARALTRLPGASAAVRGLLNVRGTLVTVVDLATRFARGTSAGEELSVVIVVTQSRTLGLLVNDVIDVQAYSADDFVPTGLEPPDPALRGMGHFDGRIVLSVDLQELARQTFA